CATGACCGACGTGTACGACCACCTCCGGGAGACGATGGGCGTCGACGGCTCGCGGCGACGAAATGGGCCGTGAACGCTACTCGGGGTCCCAGCCGACGAACTCGTCGCCCGCCTCGAGGTCGACGTCGAGCGCGTCGATGATCCGTCCGAGCGCGAGGTAGCCCGCAGCGGTCGCGGCCGCACCGACCGTCGTCTCCTCGCCGACGTACTCGACGACCGCCTCGTGGAGCGCGTCGGTGACCCGGCCCCGAACGACGGCGCGGGTGTACGCGACCAGCGCCCGTTCCTCGTCGGGGAGCGCCCGCCGGTCGTCGCGGGCGATCGCGCCGATCTCCGCGGGCTCGAGGCCCGCGTCGGTCGCGATGGTGACGTGCTGGTGCCACTCGTAGGCGGATCCGATCTCGGAGGCGGCGGTCAGAATCACGATCTCGCGCTGGCGGTCCGTGAGCCCGGAGTGGTTCCACAGCGCCCCGAGAAACTCACGGAGCCCGCGGAGGACCTCCTGATTGTTCCCAATTGCGCTGTAGACGTTGACGGTCTTCCCGGGCTGGAGCGAGGAGACGACGAGCTCCTGGTACTCCGGATCGAGGTCGTCCTGCGTTACGTACGGGACTCGTGCCATGGCGAATGGGAACGCGGCACTCGCTTAACGTTTGTCGTCGGCTCTCCGCAACCGCCTGCCGTCGCGGCTCCGCAACCATCCTACCCCTCGGCCGCGCGAGCGACCTCGTCGCGAACCTCGGCGACGAAGGCGTCGAACGCCGGATTCTCGTCCGTTCGCACCCACCGGTAGGTCACGGTCCCCGCCTCGTCGAGGACGAAGACGCTCCGCTGGGCGACCTCGAGCGCGCCGTACATCTCCTCGAGGACGACGTCGTACGCCCGGATCACCTCGTGGTTCCAGTCCGAGAGCATCGAGAACGGCAGGTCGTGTTCCTCGATCCAGACGTTCTGGGCGAACGGGAGGTCGACGCTGACGCCGTACACCCGCGCCTCGAGGTCGTCGAACGCCGCGAACGAGTCGCGGAAGGCGCACATTTCGTCGGTGCAGCCGCTCGTGAACGCCGCCGGGTAGAAGGCGAGCACTAGCGGCCCGTCGCCGAGTTCGGCCGAGAGGGTGAACTCCCCGATGTCGTTGTACGCGGTCCCGCCGGCTTCGGGCAGCGTGAACTCCGGCGCTACCTCTCCTTCGTAGACCATACGACCCGTCTGCGGCCGCGGACGGAAAGCGTTTCTGCGCCGGTCGCTACCACTCGCGGATCGTCAGCGTGAGTGCGAGCAGACAGCCGGTCGTCGCGAACCCGGCGAGGACGAGAAACAGCGCCGTCGCGCTCGCGTAAGTGAGGACGACGCCGGCGACGCTGGCGCCGAGCGCGCCGATGCCGAAGATCGCGAGGAACGTCCAACCGAACGAGAGTCCGCGCGCCTCCGGCGGGGAGTAGCTGGCGATCGTCGCCTGCGTGAGCGGCTGCATCGCGAACAGGAAGATCCCGAGCAGCGCGCTCACGACCAGCAGCGGGCCGAAGCCGGCCGTCGCCGCGGGCACGTACGTGAGCCCGAGCACGGCGAGCGCGCCGAGTGCGATGACCAGTCCCCGCTCGGTCGGGATCCGGTCGGTGAGCAGCCCGCCGACGTACTGGCCGAGGATTCCGACCATCAACAACCCGACGTAGACGTACTGTGCGAGGTCGAACTCCTCTGCGAACGGGCTGTCCTCGGCGAACACCTCGAGTTCGACCTCGAGGGCGGCGAGGAAGTTCCCGAGCATGTCCGGCAGGAAGGTGAGGACGCCCCGGTAGTAGAGGCCGTTGAACATGACGATCGCGAAGACGGTGACGAACCCCGCCGTCAGCAGCAGTCGGGTGTCGGAGACGAACGACGCGGGCGTGATCTCCCCTTTGCTATCGACTCCCTCCGCATCCGGATCGACGGCGGCGGTCTCGTCGAACGAGAGCGTTAGCCCGACCAGGATCGTGAGAACCGTCGGGACGACGAGTATCGCGACGACGAGACGCCAGTCGAACGCGAGCAACAACAGCGCCGTCGCGAGCGGCCCGAGCGCGATTCCGAGGTTCCCCGCCATGCCGTGGTAGGCGTACGCGCGCCCACGCCCCTCTCCCCCGACTCCCTTGCTGATCAGGGTGAGCCCCGCCGGGTGGTAGACGCTCGCGGCGATCCCCCACATGCCCAGCGAGAGCGCGATCGCGTAGACGTTCGGTGAAAAGCCGAGGGCGAGAAACGACAGCGTCATCCCGATGAGGCAGGCGAAGATGAGCGGCCTGGAGCCGAACCGGTCTACCAGCACCCCGCCGGGAAGCGCGCCCACGCCGAACAGGAAGTAGCCGACGGTGACGACCGCCCCCAGCGTCGCCGCCGTCACGGAGAACTCGAGCAGCCAGATCGTCATCAGAATCGGGATCGACAGCTCGTAGGTGTGGACCATCATGTGCGACAGCGAGACGAACGTCACGATCGCCCGGTCGTTGTCGTTCATCCGGTCCGAGACCTCCGCGCCCCCGAGACACTCATTGGTCCACCATCTTTCGTGAGAGTGTTTGTATCTTGTGTAACCAGAAAAGGCCGTGAAACCCGCCTACAGCGCACTATCGGAACCTCAGGAAATCCCCAATCAGTAACCTGACACTACTCGAGGCCCTCGTGTTCGAGTCGGTAGCCGTCGGCGGTCCGGACGACGTCTGCGACCGCGACGAGCCGGATCCCGGTCTCCATCTGAGTCACGACGGCCGTCTCGTAGCGATCGGCGTCGTACGCGGGCGGCGATCCCTCCTCGCGCCGGTCGGCGACGAACTCCCGGTGGCGCTCGAGGCGGTGTCGTCCGACCTCCTGCGAGAGGGTCGGGACGTCCTCGACGCGCTCGTCGAACACCGAAACGAACGCCTCCTCTATGTCGACGCCGATCGAGTGGCGGCCCGCACACATCGCGGCGAGGCCGGTCGTTCCGGTGCCGAAGAACGGGTCCAGAACGGTGTCGCCGTAGGCCGAGTACATGCAGATCAGCCGGTAGGGGATCTCGAGGGGGTACGCCCCGGATCGCTCCCGGAGATCGTCGTCCTCCGGGAGCGCCTGGAGCTCGCCGCGAACGTCGGTCCAGACGTCGGTGAACCAGCGGTTGCGCTCCTCCCAGAAGTAGGCGGCCTCGTAGCGCCGGTCGGCGCCGGCCGGGAACGACCGGCTCTCCGACCCCTTTCGAAAGAGCAGGATGTACTCGTGCTCGAGGGTGACGTAGGCGTTCGGCGGGATCATCCCGCTGCCCATGAACTTCGCGGCGCTGTTGGCGGGTTTTCGCCAGAGCACGTCCGGAAGCGGATCGAAGCCGCGGGACTCGAACGCCTCGAGAACCCGCGCGTGGTTCGGGTAGACGCGAAAGCTCCCGTCGAGCGAGCGGGTCGCGTCGCCGACGTTGATACAGGCGATGCCGCCGTCGACGAGCACCCGCTCGACTTCGTCCCAGACCCGGTCGAGTTCGGCGTGCATTCCCTCGAACGCGTCCCGGCCGTCACCGGCGTCGAGCGCGTCGCCGATCGACGGATCGAGCTCCGAAAAGAGGTCGTCCCACATCTCGATCATGGGGTACGGCGGCGACGTGACGACGAGTTCGACCGACTCGTCGGCGACACCCTCGAGGGAGCGGGCGTCGCCGACGAGAACCCTGTGGGTCGTCTCCATTGGTCCCACTGTCGGCGTCGGCCCCTTAGCTCCTTCGTCAGCCGCGGGCGCGCTACGGCGGAAACCCGGCGGGGAAACGGCCGGGAGACGCGGGTCGGTACACGAACTCGAGACACCGGCCGCTGGTCGATGCGAGCGTCCGAAAATACGAGAGAGGTCGGAGACCGCCTTACTCTTCGACGTCGTTCTCGAGTTCGTCTTCCTCGCCCTCCACTTCGTTCTCGTCGCCCTCGTCGCCCTCGTCGTCGGTCTCCGCGGTGTCGATCGCGGGCTCGAACTCCTCGATCGGCTCCCACTCCTCCTCGTCGTCGGACTTGAGGCGGCGGCGCAGCAGTGCGATCCCGGCGAGCGCGCTCAGCGCGAGCACGAGGCGCGGGAGCCTGCGCCCTGAGTCGTCAGCTTCGGCTTCGGCGTCGGCCGCCTCGGCCTCGGCGTCGTCGGCTTCCGTCTCCGACTCGTCGCCGGTGAACTCCTCGATGATTTCGGGCTCGTCGACGTCCTCGAGCGGCGTCTCCTCGGCGTCGCCCTGCTGTCGACCGACGAGATATCCCGCCGCCGCCCCGAGTCCGACGAGCGCCCCGACGAGCGGAAGGGTCGGTTTCGACTCCTGCTCGGCACCTTCCGACTCCTCGACTGCCTCGAGGATCTGTTCACGCATCGGCGAGTCCATCCCCTTCTCGACTGCTTCTTTGACGAGTCGTTCCGAGAGAGTCTTTTCCTGTTGCTCCTTTTCGGGCATATTGCGATGAATGACATCCCTGTAAATAGTTCTGTCCAACGTTTCGATTAGTTTGGCCGAACCCGGCGGAGTTACAGCCTTCCTAACCGGAGTAAACGTTCTGCTAAGCCCTCGTTAACAAACAGGATCGGTTGGATCATCCGCTCGAGGTGGCGTCGTCGGTCGTTTTTGCCGGATCCACGACCGGCGCTCGAGTCTCGGGGAGACGGTCCGCTCGCGGGCGCGAGTCACACGCGAGTTCAGACGATCGGCTGGAGTAGTACGGTATTACCGAGCGCGTCGAACCCGCGGAACCCGTAGCCGAAGACCAGCGCGGCCGGCACCGCACCCGCGACCGTCGCCCGAAGCAGCGACGTGTCGTGGACGATCCGCAGGCCGACGATCAGCAACACCGCCCCGTAACACGCGAGCAGCGCTCGGAGCTCCGGAACCGGGATTCCCGCCAGCGCACAGGGGGCAGTCGAGTAGGCGATCACCTGTACGGTCTGGCTGATCCCCGCGCGGTCCTCGACGACGACCATCAGAACGAGCGTCTGTAGCGCCGAGACGAGGTGCAGCGCCAGCGGCGCGACCAGCAGGACGACGAGGCTGAGCCAGAACAGTCCGGCGATCGGCCGCGAGACGCCCTCGAGGGAGTAAACGCCGGGAACGAGCAGGAATCGGGTGGTCTCCGAGACGAGAACGACCGTCATCAGGAACGTCAGGCCGGGCGCCTGGTCGCCGGGGGAGACGGCGGCCCGAAAGAACCGCCACGGTCGGACGAGCACTTCGACCCACGCCCTGGCGAGCGCTCGCGGGCCGCGGTCCCGACCGCCCTCCGGGTTCTCGATCCAGCGCGTCATTCGGTTCGCAGCGTGTGACAGTGACGACAGCGGGCTTCGTAGGACTCCTCGGCGCCGACGAGGATCGTCGGGTCGTCGACGTGTGCCGGCTCGCCGTCGACCAGCCGCTGATTGCGCGTCGCGGGTTCACCGCAGACCGCACAGATCGCCCGGAACTTCTCGACGTACTCGGCGACGGCGATCAGCTGGGGCAGCGGTTCGAACGGCTCCCCGCGGAACGTCTGGTCCGTGCCGCTGACGATCACGCGCCGACCGTCGGCCGCCAGGCGTTCACAGCACGCCACGAGCGACGCCCCGAAGAAGTTCGCCTCGTCGAACGCGACGACCTGTTCGCCGTTGAGTTCGTCGAACACCCCCTCGAGATCGGTCTCCGGGTCGATCGCCGAGGCCTCCCAGCGGCGCCCGTCGTGGGAGCCGACGAACTCCGCGCCGTAGCGATCGTCGAGAGCGGGGGTGAAGACGGCGACCTCCTGGCCGGCGATCTCCGCGCGCCGCAGTCGCCGCAGCAGTTCCTCGGTTTTCCCGGAGAACATACTGCCGGTGACGACCTCGATCCACCCGCTGTTCGTGATCGCGTGCATCGAGCGAAACGGAGCAATCGACGGTTAAATGGTTTGCCAATTCACTCGCTCGAGACCGAAACGAGAACTAACTCTACGCCGATATAATGTCTTCCATAACAATACCCCCTCGCCCGGCAGTCGTGCGTATGAGCGTTATCCGGCGCCCCGGACTGTTCGGCCGGCGCACCTACCACCGGCTCACCGGCGTCACCGCGGCGGCCTCCGCGGCGACGGTCGAAACGCTAACCGTCGGGTTGTGGTTCGCGGTCGTCGTCATCGAGCCCCGAACGACGCTCGCGGCGCTGCTGGGGCTGTGCGCGCTGTTCTGTGGCTCGATCCTCCGGGCGAGCGTCGTCGAGGTGACGACCGCCACGCTCGAGGGCCTGTTCCAGCCCGAGCGAATCGGCGTCGCCCTCCTCGCCAGCGCGGGCTGGCTCTGCTGGCTGTTCGTGGCCGAGTCCGTCGGTGGCGAGTTCGGCCTCGCGGTCGCCGGAATCGCGCTCGCGGCCCTCCTCGCCGTTCAGTCGCGTCTCGAGGCCCGCGTCTTCGGCCCGACCGGCCGGCGGATCGGCCCCGCCGGGTTCGCGCTTCCGGCGACGCTCACGGCCGTCGGCGCGACGGTGCTGCTCGCTTCGACCTGGTTCACCGAGTGGTCCGTGACGACGGACCCGCTCTCGCTCGGCCTCGCGACGGTCGTCGTTCGCGTCGAGGCGTTCCAGGTCGGATTCGTCGTCTTCGGGCTGTTCGTCTTCCTCGCCCAACAATTCCGGTTTCGACGGCTGCTCGAACGGTGACTCACTTGCCCCTGGCGCCGACGTTCTGGTCGCTCTCGAAGGAGTCGGGGTCGGGTTCGATCGCCGCGTACTGCACCGCCCGCCGCCCCAGCGTCGCGGCGCGCTCCTCGAGGCCGTCGTCGACGAACCGCCCGTCCTCGAGGGCGCGGTTCGCGCGGGGGATCGCAACCTCGTGGGGAATCACCCACGCGTTGAGTGCCCGACACACCGACCGCAGGTGCTCGAGAGCCGTCACCGGAAACGCGCCGCCGGAGACGGCGAGCAGACCGACGGTCTCGTCTCTGAACTCGTCGAAACCGCAGTAGTCGAGGGCGGCTTTCAGCGGCGAGGAGTACGAGCCGTGGTACATCGGCGTGCCGAGAACGATCGCATCGGCCGCGCGGACGCGAGCGGCGAACTCCTCCGCGTCGCCGGCTGCCTCCCGGTCGACGTCCGGGTCGAACGTCGGTAGCTCCCACTCCCGGAGGTCGAGCAGTTCGGTTTCGGCGCCGCTTCGTTCGGCCTCCTCGAGCACGCGCTCGAGTGCCGCCCTGGTGTAACTCTCCTCGCGCAGACTGCCACAGATCGCGACGACGCGGACGGGATCTACGAGCCGGTCGTCGCCCTCCCGGTTTGCGGTCTCCATACGCGTGCGGTCGCACTCCGCCGCCAAAAGTCCCCTACTCGATCACCTGCGGAGGCGGGCGACCCGCTCGCCGTTCCTGGTGTCGATTGTGACGAGCCCGTCCGCCGAGAGGTCCTCGAGGAGCCCCTCGAGCCACTCGCGGCCGTGCGTTCCCTCCGGACTGTAGTCCACACGAACCCGGTGACCGAGCTCGTCCAGCCGGAGTTCGTCGTACTCTCGGAGCGTCCTGATCACGCGCCCGCGGAACTGCCGACGGCTCCCGTCGAAGCTCGGCTGGGTGGGGACGTCGGGTGCGGTGAAGTCGCCGCTGGCGTAGGCCGAACACCACTCGCGCCACGGGCAGCCGACCTCGTCACACCGCGGCCGTTTGGTGCAGGCGACGCCGCCGAGTTCCATGACCGCGTTGTTCCACGTCCGAGACTCCCCCTCGGGCATGAGTCGGTTCGCCACGTCCTCGAAAATCGCGTCGTCGTCGGGCACGTTGAAGGCGCGGTAGCAGACGCGCTTGACGTTCGTGTCGACGACCGCGTCGCCCTCGTTGAACGCAAAGCTCGCCACGGCGTTGGCGGTGTACGGACCCACGCCCATGAGCTCCTCGAGCTCCCCGGGACGCTCCGGAAACTCCCCGCCGTACTCCGATTCGACCTGGCGGGCGGCCTCGTGGAGGTACTTCGCGCGGTTGTTGTAGCCGAGGCTGTGGCCCGTCCAGAAGCCGACCACGTCGGATCGGTCGGCCGCCGCGAGACCGGCGGTCGTCGGCCACCGGTCGAGGAACGCCGTCCAGGCCTCCTCGACGCGCTCGAGCTGGGTCTGCTGGCTCATCACCTCGCTGACGAGGATGGCGTAGGGGTCGTCGGTGCGGCGCCACGGAAAGTCGCGGTGGTCGTCCTCGTACCACTCGACCAGCGCCTCCCTGACGGCCTCGAGGTCGTCGGGCAATTCGACGTCGGCGGTCATCGGCGGGGGTTGGGAGGGCGGGCGTTTAGGCGTGCTGGTGTCGGTCGCCCGCCGTGCCGACTGGCGGTCGGCCGCCGACGGCCGGCACGAAAGGACTATGCGGCCGGCTCGACTCCAGCCCGGTATGAGCCTCGACGACCTCGACGGCGACGTCACGGACGCCTACGCGGATCTCGGCGACGAACTCGCCGTCTCGCTCGACCGCGAAACCAGGAACGAACTCGCCTTGCTCGAGTGCGCCCTCGGCCCCGACGACCCCGACGAACTCGTCCGCCGGGCGGTCCACATGCTGTTCCAGACGGCCGTCGACACGGGGAACCTCGACTTTCACCTGCGCTCGAGCTACGACGTCACCTACGACGAGTACCTCTCGGGGATGACCTTCGAGGAGATGACCGGCGCGAACCAGTATCCCCCGCGGGACGACGAACGACGGTATCAGTTTTAACCTCCGGTTCGACGGACTGGAAGCGCCGCGAGTTCGCCCTACGAGGCGTCCGAGCAAGCCTGGCAGGAGCGGATCGAACGCGAGTCGGGAGACCAGCGCCGGTAACGGCAACTGCCGTTACGCCGTCGTCGTCATCTGCGCTGCGACGTCGTCGATCGCCTCGAGGAACAGCTCCGCACCGAGGTCGATCTCGCGCTCGGTGACGTCGAGCGGCGGCAGCAGGCGCAGCGTCTTGTAGCCACAGCCGAGGGTGAGCAGCCCGCGCTTCATCGCCGCCTCGACGACGGCCTCGCGGCGGGCCTTGGTGTCGAATTCGACGGCGAGCATCAGGCCGCGCCCGCGGACGTCGGTGAGTCCGGGAGCGTCGCTCTCCTCGAGGCGGGTCCGGAGCTGTTCCCCGCGGTCGCGGACGTTCTCGAGCAGGTTCGCCTCGCGGATCGCGTCGATGGTGAGCACGCCCTGGAGCGAGGCCATCATGTCGCCGGCGCCCCAGGTCGAGGAGATCCGACCTTTTTCCTCGGGGAAGACGTCCGAGCGGGAGATGGTCGCGCCGACGCGCAGGCCCTTGGCGCTGGTTATGACGTCGGGCGTGACCGGGAGGTGATCGACGCCCCACATCTCGCCGGTGCGGCCCAGGCCCGACTGGATCTCGTCGGCGATGATCTTCAGGTCGAAGCGCTCTCGCAGATCCTCGAGGTCCTGGGCGAAGCCGTCGTGGGGGACGCGGTAGCCGCCCTCGCCCTGAAGCGGCTCGAAGATGAGGAAGGCGACTTCATCGGGGTCGATGACGCCCTGTTCGGGGTCGAGTTTGTCGGCGACGACGTTACCGCCGGGGCCGTCGGTCCGCCACTCCGTCTCGTACATCTCCTGGGTCGAGGGGTAGGGGACGCTGACGACGCCCGGCACCTCGGGGTAGCCCTTTCGGTGGACGGCCTTCGAGCGGTTGAGCGAGAGGGCCCCGAGGGTGCGGCCGTGGAACGCGCCGTCGAAGGTGAAGGCGCGGTGGCCGCCCGATGCGTAGCAGATCTTGATCGCGTTCTCGACCGCCTCCGCGCCCGAGTTCGAGAGGAACACCCTGTCCATGCCGTACTCGCTCGTGAGGTCGACCAGCCGCTCCATCAGCTGGGTGGGGCCGGGGAAGTCGGCGTCTTCGGGGCTGGCGCCGCCGCTGACGTAGAAGTCCTGACCGGCGATCTTCAGCGGATCGACCAGATCGAACTCCCGGAGTTTGTCGGCGATCAGCGGGTTGTTGTACCCGAGCGGCGCCGCCGCGACGTGACTCGTGAAGTCCATGAGCACGTTGCCGTCGACGTCGGTACAGAAGGGGCCGACCGCCTCGGCCTGGGTGTCCCAGACGAAGTCGTAGACGTAGGTGCTCGGCGCCGAGAACTGATGGTGGTACTCCGACCAGCGTTTCGCTCGTGATCCGGGGATCGCGTCTACCTGTGGTTCGACCGTCTCTCGGTCCATGGGAGTCCTGCGCAAGCGAGTGATTAAAAATATTCGTTGTGGTTCCCGCAAACGTTAGACGACGACCAGGACGGATGCGACCGTTCCGCCGGCCAGCAACACGGCGCTGTACAGCGCGACCCGGTTTCTGAACGTCGCGTTGGCCGACGTCGCGGCCAGCACCGCCTTGACGACGATGCTCGAGACGGTCGCCAGCAGGATCGCGATCGTCGCCTCCGCCGACGTAAGCTGGCCCCCGCGGTAGAGGACGACGGCCGAGGTCGTCGCACCGGCGCTCGAGACCAGGCCGCTGGCGGCGGCGGTCACGTAGAAGCCGAGGGTGCCGAACCAGGTCTCGGCGAGCGAGCCGAAGACGAGAACGGCGAGGAAGACGGCGCCGAAGCCGAGCGCGTTCTTCATCGAGAACGGGTTCTCGAGGTTCATCGGCGCGGACTCCTGCCAGTCGGCGGTGACGCCCGCGAC
Above is a genomic segment from Natrononativus amylolyticus containing:
- a CDS encoding A/G-specific adenine glycosylase — translated: MTADVELPDDLEAVREALVEWYEDDHRDFPWRRTDDPYAILVSEVMSQQTQLERVEEAWTAFLDRWPTTAGLAAADRSDVVGFWTGHSLGYNNRAKYLHEAARQVESEYGGEFPERPGELEELMGVGPYTANAVASFAFNEGDAVVDTNVKRVCYRAFNVPDDDAIFEDVANRLMPEGESRTWNNAVMELGGVACTKRPRCDEVGCPWREWCSAYASGDFTAPDVPTQPSFDGSRRQFRGRVIRTLREYDELRLDELGHRVRVDYSPEGTHGREWLEGLLEDLSADGLVTIDTRNGERVARLRR
- a CDS encoding redoxin domain-containing protein, producing MVYEGEVAPEFTLPEAGGTAYNDIGEFTLSAELGDGPLVLAFYPAAFTSGCTDEMCAFRDSFAAFDDLEARVYGVSVDLPFAQNVWIEEHDLPFSMLSDWNHEVIRAYDVVLEEMYGALEVAQRSVFVLDEAGTVTYRWVRTDENPAFDAFVAEVRDEVARAAEG
- a CDS encoding YIP1 family protein, translating into MTRWIENPEGGRDRGPRALARAWVEVLVRPWRFFRAAVSPGDQAPGLTFLMTVVLVSETTRFLLVPGVYSLEGVSRPIAGLFWLSLVVLLVAPLALHLVSALQTLVLMVVVEDRAGISQTVQVIAYSTAPCALAGIPVPELRALLACYGAVLLIVGLRIVHDTSLLRATVAGAVPAALVFGYGFRGFDALGNTVLLQPIV
- a CDS encoding MFS transporter, with product MNDNDRAIVTFVSLSHMMVHTYELSIPILMTIWLLEFSVTAATLGAVVTVGYFLFGVGALPGGVLVDRFGSRPLIFACLIGMTLSFLALGFSPNVYAIALSLGMWGIAASVYHPAGLTLISKGVGGEGRGRAYAYHGMAGNLGIALGPLATALLLLAFDWRLVVAILVVPTVLTILVGLTLSFDETAAVDPDAEGVDSKGEITPASFVSDTRLLLTAGFVTVFAIVMFNGLYYRGVLTFLPDMLGNFLAALEVELEVFAEDSPFAEEFDLAQYVYVGLLMVGILGQYVGGLLTDRIPTERGLVIALGALAVLGLTYVPAATAGFGPLLVVSALLGIFLFAMQPLTQATIASYSPPEARGLSFGWTFLAIFGIGALGASVAGVVLTYASATALFLVLAGFATTGCLLALTLTIREW
- a CDS encoding aminotransferase class III-fold pyridoxal phosphate-dependent enzyme, with the translated sequence MDRETVEPQVDAIPGSRAKRWSEYHHQFSAPSTYVYDFVWDTQAEAVGPFCTDVDGNVLMDFTSHVAAAPLGYNNPLIADKLREFDLVDPLKIAGQDFYVSGGASPEDADFPGPTQLMERLVDLTSEYGMDRVFLSNSGAEAVENAIKICYASGGHRAFTFDGAFHGRTLGALSLNRSKAVHRKGYPEVPGVVSVPYPSTQEMYETEWRTDGPGGNVVADKLDPEQGVIDPDEVAFLIFEPLQGEGGYRVPHDGFAQDLEDLRERFDLKIIADEIQSGLGRTGEMWGVDHLPVTPDVITSAKGLRVGATISRSDVFPEEKGRISSTWGAGDMMASLQGVLTIDAIREANLLENVRDRGEQLRTRLEESDAPGLTDVRGRGLMLAVEFDTKARREAVVEAAMKRGLLTLGCGYKTLRLLPPLDVTEREIDLGAELFLEAIDDVAAQMTTTA
- a CDS encoding thymidine kinase, translating into MHAITNSGWIEVVTGSMFSGKTEELLRRLRRAEIAGQEVAVFTPALDDRYGAEFVGSHDGRRWEASAIDPETDLEGVFDELNGEQVVAFDEANFFGASLVACCERLAADGRRVIVSGTDQTFRGEPFEPLPQLIAVAEYVEKFRAICAVCGEPATRNQRLVDGEPAHVDDPTILVGAEESYEARCRHCHTLRTE
- a CDS encoding carboxymuconolactone decarboxylase family protein, with amino-acid sequence MARVPYVTQDDLDPEYQELVVSSLQPGKTVNVYSAIGNNQEVLRGLREFLGALWNHSGLTDRQREIVILTAASEIGSAYEWHQHVTIATDAGLEPAEIGAIARDDRRALPDEERALVAYTRAVVRGRVTDALHEAVVEYVGEETTVGAAATAAGYLALGRIIDALDVDLEAGDEFVGWDPE
- a CDS encoding NADPH-dependent FMN reductase is translated as METANREGDDRLVDPVRVVAICGSLREESYTRAALERVLEEAERSGAETELLDLREWELPTFDPDVDREAAGDAEEFAARVRAADAIVLGTPMYHGSYSSPLKAALDYCGFDEFRDETVGLLAVSGGAFPVTALEHLRSVCRALNAWVIPHEVAIPRANRALEDGRFVDDGLEERAATLGRRAVQYAAIEPDPDSFESDQNVGARGK
- a CDS encoding DNA-methyltransferase; amino-acid sequence: METTHRVLVGDARSLEGVADESVELVVTSPPYPMIEMWDDLFSELDPSIGDALDAGDGRDAFEGMHAELDRVWDEVERVLVDGGIACINVGDATRSLDGSFRVYPNHARVLEAFESRGFDPLPDVLWRKPANSAAKFMGSGMIPPNAYVTLEHEYILLFRKGSESRSFPAGADRRYEAAYFWEERNRWFTDVWTDVRGELQALPEDDDLRERSGAYPLEIPYRLICMYSAYGDTVLDPFFGTGTTGLAAMCAGRHSIGVDIEEAFVSVFDERVEDVPTLSQEVGRHRLERHREFVADRREEGSPPAYDADRYETAVVTQMETGIRLVAVADVVRTADGYRLEHEGLE